In the Desulfitobacterium hafniense DCB-2 genome, TGGTGGGGACGTTAGAGGATACGGTGAACCTGGAGATTTACGCCGATGAGATCTTTGGCAAGGAAGGGCGTTGGCATATTCCTTTAAGTGTGGACAAGAGCAGTGTTGCCGTGGAAAGCTTAACGGTTACTCCCAAGCTGAGGGCTAAGGTGAGCACAGGCTGGAATGGGGAATATAAGCATGATATTACTGTTGAAAAGGTGTCTATCTCTCCCTTTGGCAACCAAATTGTGCTTAGTGAAAGAGCAGAAAATACCTTTTCTCAGTTTGCTCTTCGGGATGAGCAGGGCCGGTATCTGACGGTCATTCCTACGGCTACCTATGGAGGCAATTTCTTCATAAAAGTCACCAACAACTTTGAGTTTATCGGGGGCAAAACGGATATGAAGGAACTGACCCTTATTCCGATCGTTACGGGGGATGAAGACGATGGACTGCCGGCCCCCCAACTGATGAGTGCGGAAATCGGGAGTTATCCGATTTTTATGCCGGAGAGCGAATTGGGCGGCTATGTGATGGAGGATCTGGAGCTGACCTCTGAAAAAGCGGTGGCTACTTTCCGCCAAGAGGGGGCAGTCGGGATCAGTAATCCGGATCTGAGGCTGTTGGATGAGAATGGTGATAATTTGAGCTTTACGGCTTTTTATGATGACAGTTATGACCGGGAAACAGGGAAAATCACTATTACCCTTACTTTTAAAGATGTCAGTGAAGAAGACATCGCCAAGGTGAAAAAGGTTGGATACTATACCCATCCTATGAAGCTTAATGAGCATGAAGCAATTAGGATTAAACTTGCCGAATAGGCTAAAAGCTGTTTTGGGGATGGCCGGACTAGGGTTCGGCCATTTTCTGTACTCTGGTATAGGCAATTATGGGAAACCTGAAGGATTATTCTTGAGCATTGGCTTAATATGGGGCTATAATAGGTTCTATCAGGTTTAATAGCTGTGAAATATATAAGCAGAAGGTATCAAAGAGAGGCAGTTATGATGGGGACAAGCATGAGCAGAACTAATAAAGCCGGTTTAAGGGATTTAAACCTTCGGAACTTCGCGGCGGGCATCGTATCGGCATTGCTTGCTGTAACCGGTCCACCGGCCATCATACTTGAAGCGGCCGCTAATGGTAACTTTACAACGTCCCAGACCATACTCTGGATGTTTTCCTGTTATGTGGTCGGGGGGATTTACAGTATTCTTATCCCCTGGTATTATAAAATGCCCATAGTAGGTGCCCACTCCATTACCGGAGTGGCTTTTCTAGCCACGGTCACCGCCCATTTTTCTTATTCGGAGATGATCGGCGCCTATATCATCTCGGCTCTTTTAATGTTAGCAGTTGGCGTGTTTGGAATCTTTTCCAAGCTTCTTGAGTATGTACCGAAGGAGATTATAGCGGTCATGCTGGCCGGCATGATTACCCGGTATATGGTGAACTTTGTTAACTCGATGACGGAGCTTCCCCTAATCGGGGGAGTGGCTCTTGCTGTCTTTTTGATTTTCAGCAAATGGAAAACCAAGATTCCGCCTATGGTCGCAGGTATTGCGATGGGGACTGTGCTTTTATTCCTGACTCAGCCCTTGGAAGGTGCGGTCTTGGGTTCTTCGCCGGTTATGCCTGCTCTTCAGATGCCCACCTTTAATCCACTAAGCTTTCTATCCGTATCGATCCCTTTGGCCTTGCTTATTCTCAGTAATGATGCTGCCGTAGGCTTAGGAGCTTTAGAACAAAACGACTATCGCCCCCCTATTAATAAGATTATTTCCTTGAGCGGCATTTTCTCAGTCCTTACCAGCTTTTTTGGCGGACAATCAGCTAATGTGGCAGGTATGATGTCGGCTATCTGTGCTGATCCTGAAGCAGGCCCCAAGGAAAAGCGCTACATGGGGGCGGTGGTCTCGGGAGTTATTATCCTCTTCTTCGGCCTCTTCGCCTGGAAGCTGGTGCCGTTGATTCAAGTATTGCCCAAATCTTTCACTTCTCTGCTGGTGGGCTTTGCTCTGCTGGGGGTGTTTGGGAATAGCTTATCCACCGGATTTTCAAACCCGAAAATGAAACTAAGTGCTGCGCTGACTTTTGTTATCGCCTTGTCCAATATCACCCTGTTGAATATCAGTGCCCCCATTTGGTCCCTTCTCATTGGGACTTTAGTCGCAAGGTTTATAGAGAAATGATTTGAAATTTGAAGCATTCGCGAGGATTGAGTATAAATTTGGCTAAAATTTTTTTAATTATGTGAACGAAGAAGGAGTTTCAAAGAGTTATGTAGAAAATTTATGAAAATAAAAGTTCTTTATCATGGAAATAGTCGAAGTATTTGTCAGAATAGAAGTAGGTGAGTTATCATAGACATTCCTTTAATTGTATTGCTATTTCAGGGGATTCCTGAAGAAATTGGGATCGTTACTTTAGCCTATGCTATAGCGGGGATTCCGTTCAGGTGGAAAGAACTTATACCAATGGGCACTCTTTTAGCTTTAACAGCTTACTTCTTGAGGCTATGTAACTTACCTTTTGGGACTCATACAATTGTTCTTGTGGTCTTAGTGTTTCTTTTCTTAACCTTGAGGAGTAAGAAGGATGTAAGTGTTTCATTATTTGCTTCTTTAGTGAGCTACATGTTTTTGATTGTGTTTGAATTCATATCTATTAATCTGTTCATAGTTGTCTTAAATATT is a window encoding:
- a CDS encoding DUF4179 domain-containing protein — translated: MEHRNFDQFLKNQAKGEPINVPPGFAERMDSIMANLPEKTQRMRRIPKKILLVAAGFIVFASMSVAASPFVGEMTSGVIGYFNAPRDFKYISKQAVYEQYNSQMGVSVSDQGIKVTVDNLAVDDNYINVFYTVKSEKPIRLLGDEETIEQWRINWTAPHFWFKEDGRYIEPPAQNEIDAYLEDPYTLIGMQRFAVVGTLEDTVNLEIYADEIFGKEGRWHIPLSVDKSSVAVESLTVTPKLRAKVSTGWNGEYKHDITVEKVSISPFGNQIVLSERAENTFSQFALRDEQGRYLTVIPTATYGGNFFIKVTNNFEFIGGKTDMKELTLIPIVTGDEDDGLPAPQLMSAEIGSYPIFMPESELGGYVMEDLELTSEKAVATFRQEGAVGISNPDLRLLDENGDNLSFTAFYDDSYDRETGKITITLTFKDVSEEDIAKVKKVGYYTHPMKLNEHEAIRIKLAE
- a CDS encoding benzoate/H(+) symporter BenE family transporter, producing the protein MMGTSMSRTNKAGLRDLNLRNFAAGIVSALLAVTGPPAIILEAAANGNFTTSQTILWMFSCYVVGGIYSILIPWYYKMPIVGAHSITGVAFLATVTAHFSYSEMIGAYIISALLMLAVGVFGIFSKLLEYVPKEIIAVMLAGMITRYMVNFVNSMTELPLIGGVALAVFLIFSKWKTKIPPMVAGIAMGTVLLFLTQPLEGAVLGSSPVMPALQMPTFNPLSFLSVSIPLALLILSNDAAVGLGALEQNDYRPPINKIISLSGIFSVLTSFFGGQSANVAGMMSAICADPEAGPKEKRYMGAVVSGVIILFFGLFAWKLVPLIQVLPKSFTSLLVGFALLGVFGNSLSTGFSNPKMKLSAALTFVIALSNITLLNISAPIWSLLIGTLVARFIEK